The Etheostoma cragini isolate CJK2018 chromosome 5, CSU_Ecrag_1.0, whole genome shotgun sequence genome contains a region encoding:
- the LOC117944555 gene encoding phospholipid-transporting ATPase ID-like, translating into MSFFGMDCLRKKERELERKLRANDREYNLTFKYATNAIKTSKYNPFTFLPLNLFEQFQRIANAYFLFLLVLQVIPQISSLSWFTTVVPLVLVLTVTAAKDATDDINRHRSDNQVNNRKVQVLIDRKLRSKKWMDVQVGDIIRLENNQFVTADLLLLSSSEPLNLVYIETAELDGETNLKVRQALTVTGDLGEDSEKLADFNGEVRCEPPNNRLDRFTGTLTYVGQKYPLDNEKILLRGCTLRNTEWCFGLVLFAGPETKLMQNCGKTTFKRTSIDRLMNVLVLCIFGFLAFMCTILAIGNYFWEMNEGSQFMVFLPRQDGNNAAFSAFLTFWSYVIILNTVVPISLYVSVEIIRLGNSFYIDWDRKMYFARYNTPAEARTTTLNEELGQIKYVFSDKTGTLTQNIMTFNKCSINGKSYGDVYDYTGQRLEITEHTETVDFSFNPLADPRFMFHDHALVEAVKLEDPEVHNFFRLLALCHTVMAEEKKEGELFYQAQSPDEGALVTAARNFGFVFRSRTPESVSIVEMGEQRSYELLAILDFNNVRKRMSVIVRCPEGKLCLYCKGADTIIYERLHQSCSKLMDVTTEHLNEFAGEGLRTLALAYKNLDEEYFNQWKQRHHEASTELDNQESKLEELYEEIEKDLLLLGATAIEDKLQDGVPQTIEQLSKANIKIWVLTGDKQETAENIGYSCNLLREEMNDVFIVAGNSPEDVRQELRNARTSMKPVEDSMFLPERTLGKGVKLIADELVNGEYGLVINGHSLAYALEGSMELEFLRTACMCKAVICCRVTPLQKAQVVELVKKYKQAVTLAIGDGANDVSMIKAAHIGVGISGQEGMQAVLSSDFSFAQFRFLQRLLLVHGRWSYLRMCKFLRYFFYKNFTFTFVHFWYGFFCGFSAQTVYDEWFITLYNLMYTALPVLGMSLFDQDVNDVWSFQYPQLYIPGQLNLYFSKKAFFKCVLHSCYSSMVLFFIPYAAMHNTVRDDGKDVADYQSFALLTQTCLLFAVTIQLGLEMSYWTAVNTFFVLGSLAMYFAVTFTMYSNGMFLMLPSAFPFIGTARNSLNQPNIWLTILLTSILCVLPVVTYRFLFIQLYPTINDKVMFKVRQAKATPAPPPLRTRIRRTSSRRSGYAFSHAQGYGNLVTSGRFLRRPALSGSSGFGNIGRTTTGFSPMGRSAGYSPTGRPQNAKVQDVEVTSLQMYRTIKDSAF; encoded by the exons AATCGCCACAGGAGCGACAATCAAGTCAACAACAGAAAAGTTCAAGTCCTGATTGACAGGAA ACTGCGGAGCAAGAAATGGATGGATGTCCAGGTGGGAGACATCATCAGGCTGGAAAACAACCAGTTTGTCACC GCTGACCTCCTGTTGCTCTCCAGCAGTGAACCACTCAACCTGGTGTACATTGAGACAGCAGAACTGGATGG AGAGACTAACCTGAAGGTGAGACAGGCCCTGACCGTGACAGGAGACCTGGGAGAGGATAGCGAAAAACTGGCAGACTTCAACG GTGAGGTACGCTGTGAACCCCCCAACAACCGCCTCGACCGCTTCACAGGAACGCTAACCTACGTCGGTCAGAAATACCCGCTGGACAATGAGAAGATCCTGCTGCGAGGCTGCACCCTGAGGAACACTGAGTGGTGCTTTGGACTCGTTCTGTTTGCAG GTCCAGAGACAAAGCTGATGCAGAACTGTGGGAAAACTACGTTTAAGAGGACCAGTATAGACCGACTGATGAACGTCCTAGTACTTTGT ATTTTTGGTTTCCTGGCCTTCATGTGCACCATCCTTGCAATAGGAAACTACTTCTGGGAAATGAACGAAGGCTCACAGTTCATGGTCTTCCTTCCCAGACAAGACGGCAACAACGCTGCCTTCTCCGCCTTCCTCACGTTCTGGTCCTACGTCATCATCCTTAACACTGTGGTGCCCATCTCTCTCTATGTTAG CGTGGAGATCATTCGGCTGGGGAACAGCTTCTACATCGACTGGgacaggaaaatgtactttgcACGTTACAACACCCCCGCCGAGGCTCGCACCACCACGCTAAACGAGGAGCTCGGCCAGATCAAATACGTCTTCAGTGACAAAACAGGGACGCTCACTCAGAATATCATGACGTTCAACAAGTGCTCCATCAACGGCAAATCTTACG gGGATGTTTATGACTACACAGGTCAAAGACTAGAAATTACTGAG CATACAGAGACGGTGGACTTCTCCTTCAACCCGCTGGCTGACCCCCGCTTCATGTTCCACGACCACGCCCTGGTGGAGGCGGTGAAGCTGGAGGACCCAGAGGTCCACAACTTCTTCAGACTGTTGGCCCTCTGCCACACCGTCATGGCcgaggagaagaaagaag GTGAGCTTTTCTATCAGGCCCAGTCTCCAGATGAGGGAGCACTGGTCACAGCGGCCCGAAACTTTGGATTTGTTTTCCGCTCGCGCACACCAGAGAGCGTTTCCATCGTGGAAATGGGGGAACAGCGCAGCTATGAACTCCTGGCCATCTTGGATTTCAACAACGTCCGCAAGAGGATGTCCGTCATAG tgcGGTGTCCAGAAGGGAAGCTCTGTCTCTACTGTAAAGGTGCAGACACAATCATCTACGAGAGGCTGCATCAGTCCTGCAGCAAGCTGATGGACGTCACTACAGAGCACCTTAAC GAGTTTGCAGGGGAGGGCCTGCGGACTCTGGCGCTGGCCTATAAGAATCTGGACGAGGAGTATTTCAACCAGTGGAaacagcgccaccatgaggcCAGCACCGAGCTCGACAACCAAGAGAGCAAACTGGAAGAGCTGTACGAGGAGATAGAGAAGGATCTACTG CTGCTTGGAGCAACAGCCATAGAAGACAAGTTACAAGACGGAGTACCTCAAACTATAGAGCAGTTGTCCAAAGCCAACATCAAAATATGGGTTTTGACTGGTGACAAGCAAG AAACTGCAGAAAACATTGGGTACTCCTGCAACTTACTGCGGGAGGAGATGAACGACGTCTTCATCGTCGCGGGCAACTCACCTGAGGATGTCAGACAGGAACTCAG AAATGCACGGACCTCCATGAAACCAGTCGAGGATTCAATGTTTCTGCCAGAAAGGACTCTGGGTAAAGGTGTGAAACTGATCGCAGACGAGTTGGTAAATGGAGAGTACGGCCTGGTTATAAACGGACACAGCCTG GCGTACGCCCTGGAGGGCAGCATGGAGCTGGAATTCCTGAGGACGGCGTGTATGTGTAAAGCAGTGATCTGCTGCCGGGTCACTCCTCTGCAGAAGGCTCAGGTGGTCGAGCTTGTCAAGAAGTACAAGCAGGCGGTCACACTGGCCATAGGAGATGGAGCCAACGACGTCAGCATGATCAAAG CGGCTCATATAGGCGTGGGCATCTCAGGCCAGGAGGGCATGCAGGCCGTGCTGTCCAGCGACTTTTCTTTCGCCCAGTTCCGCTTCCTGCAGCGCCTCCTGCTGGTGCACGGCCGCTGGTCCTACCTGCGCATGTGCAAGTTCCTGCGCTACTTCTTCTACAAGAACTTCACCTTCACCTTCGTCCACTTCTGGTACGGCTTCTTCTGTGGCTTCTCTGCACAG ACGGTGTATGATGAGTGGTTCATAACACTCTACAATCTGATGTACACAGCACTACCTGTCCTGGGAATGAGTCTGTTTGATCAG GATGTGAACGACGTGTGGAGTTTCCAGTATCCTCAGCTCTACATTCCCGGTCAACTCAACCTGTACTTCAGCAAGAAGGCCTTCTTCAAATGTGTTCTCCACAGCTGCTACAGCTCCATGGTGCTCTTCTTCATCCCTTACGCAGCCATGCACAACACCGTGAGGGACGACGGGAAGGACGTCGCCGACTACCAGTCCTTCGCTCTCCTCACCCAGACATGTCTGCTGTTTGCCGTCACCATCCAG TTAGGGTTGGAGATGTCCTACTGGACAGCCGTGAACACTTTCTTCGTGTTGGGCAGCCTGGCCATGTACTTTGCTGTCACGTTCACCATGTACAGCAACGGCATGTTTCTCATGTTGCCGTCAGCCTTCCCTTTCATAG gaACAGCCCGGAACTCTCTGAACCAGCCCAACATTTGGCTGACCATCCTCCTCACCTCCATCCTGTGTGTCCTTCCTGTGGTTACCTACCGGTTCCTGTTTATTCAGCTCTACCCCACCATCAATGACAAG GTGATGTTCAAGGTGAGACAAGCCAAAGCCACACCTGCCCCCCCGCCTCTACGCACCCGCATCCGCCGTACCAGCTCCCGTCGCTCAGGCTACGCCTTCTCGCACGCGCAGGGCTACGGGAACCTGGTGACTTCAGGCCGGTTCTTGCGGCGTCCTGCTTTGTCGGGATCTTCGGGTTTCGGCAACATAGGTCGCACCACAACTGGGTTCAGTCCCATGGGACGATCGGCTGGATACAGCCCAACAGGACGCCCGCAGAACGCCAAGGTCCAAGATGTGGAGGTGACGTCGCTGCAGATGTACAGGACTATCAAAGATTCTGCCTTCTGA